One window of Saccharopolyspora phatthalungensis genomic DNA carries:
- the sucD gene encoding succinate--CoA ligase subunit alpha has product MAIFLNENSKVIVQGITGSEGTKHTARMLRSGTNIVGGVNARKAGQTVEIEGKQLTVFGSVKEAMKETGADVSVVFVPPKFAKDAVIEAIDSEIGLTVVITEGIPVHDSAYFWAHAKATGNKTRIIGPNCPGIISPGKSNAGIIPADITGRGKIGLVSKSGTLTYQMMYELRDIGFSSCVGIGGDPIIGTTHIDALQAFEDDPETEAIVMIGEIGGDAEERAADYIKANITKPVVGYVAGFTAPEGKTMGHAGAIVSGSSGTAAAKKEALEAAGVKVGKTPSETAKLMREIVKG; this is encoded by the coding sequence ATGGCTATCTTCCTCAACGAGAACAGCAAGGTCATCGTTCAGGGCATCACCGGCTCTGAAGGCACCAAGCACACCGCTCGGATGCTGCGCTCCGGCACCAACATCGTCGGTGGTGTGAACGCCCGCAAGGCCGGGCAGACCGTCGAGATCGAGGGCAAGCAGCTCACGGTCTTCGGCAGCGTCAAGGAGGCCATGAAGGAGACCGGCGCCGACGTGTCGGTCGTTTTCGTGCCGCCGAAGTTCGCCAAGGACGCCGTGATCGAGGCCATTGACTCCGAGATCGGCCTGACAGTGGTGATCACCGAGGGCATCCCGGTGCACGACTCGGCCTACTTCTGGGCGCACGCCAAGGCCACCGGCAACAAGACCCGGATCATCGGGCCGAACTGCCCGGGCATCATCTCGCCCGGTAAGTCCAACGCCGGCATCATCCCGGCCGACATCACCGGCCGGGGCAAGATTGGCCTGGTGTCCAAGTCGGGCACGCTGACCTACCAGATGATGTACGAGCTGCGCGACATCGGTTTCTCCAGCTGCGTCGGCATCGGCGGTGACCCGATCATCGGCACCACTCACATCGACGCCCTGCAGGCGTTCGAGGACGACCCCGAGACCGAGGCGATCGTCATGATCGGCGAGATCGGTGGGGACGCCGAGGAGCGGGCGGCCGACTACATCAAGGCCAACATCACCAAGCCGGTGGTGGGCTACGTGGCCGGTTTCACCGCGCCCGAGGGCAAGACCATGGGCCACGCCGGCGCCATCGTCTCCGGTTCGTCCGGCACCGCCGCGGCGAAGAAGGAGGCCCTGGAGGCCGCCGGGGTCAAGGTCGGCAAGACGCCGAGCGAGACCGCCAAGCTGATGCGCGAGATCGTCAAGGGCTGA
- a CDS encoding DNA polymerase Y family protein, with protein sequence MPPRRLIIWCPDWPVVAAARVAELGPLVPAAVFAANRVVACSETARGSGVRRGMRRREAQGRCPELVVCEHDPARDTRLFEPVVAAVEELVPGVEIVRPGLVAVPARGPARYFGSEEAVAERVVDQLDAQVGIECQIGIADGMFAAILAARRNKLVAPGRSREFLAPLSIEEIDQLADQLAGQRAAQQAELVDLLRRLGIRTLGEFAALSPSDVSTRFGRAALVVHRAAGGREERPIRRRQPPPDLVVAEELDPPVDRVDKAAFVAKILADQLHDRLGELGLACTRLGISARTEHGEELHRVWRCAEPLTPAATADRVRWQLDGWLHGRSGRQRPTAGVSVLSLRPEEVVGAGGLQLDLLNAATGEADARAGRAFARVQGMLGPEAVLTGVLGGGRDLRDQVRFVPWGDERRPELPADRPWPGRLPSPSPSVVPDSPWPAAVFDGEGRPVGVTERHRLTAVPCRVEVAGGRSRAVSGWAGPWPVTERWWVELLAGGAGHTAPAAQVPPREAVRVQVALEPEPEPADGDADAGEVALLLVHEGASWWVQGAYR encoded by the coding sequence ATGCCGCCCCGCCGGCTCATCATCTGGTGCCCGGACTGGCCGGTGGTCGCCGCCGCCCGCGTGGCCGAGCTCGGGCCGCTGGTGCCCGCCGCGGTGTTCGCGGCCAACCGGGTGGTGGCCTGCTCGGAAACGGCGCGCGGCAGCGGAGTGCGTCGCGGGATGCGCCGCCGCGAGGCGCAGGGCCGGTGCCCGGAACTGGTGGTGTGCGAACACGATCCGGCTCGGGATACGCGGTTGTTCGAGCCGGTCGTGGCGGCGGTCGAAGAACTGGTGCCGGGCGTGGAGATCGTGCGCCCCGGGCTGGTGGCCGTCCCGGCGCGGGGGCCCGCCCGTTACTTCGGCTCCGAAGAGGCCGTTGCCGAGCGAGTGGTGGACCAGCTCGACGCGCAGGTCGGCATCGAATGCCAAATCGGCATCGCGGACGGGATGTTCGCGGCGATCCTGGCCGCCCGGCGCAACAAGCTCGTGGCCCCCGGCCGCAGCAGGGAGTTCCTCGCCCCGCTGTCGATCGAGGAGATCGACCAGCTCGCCGATCAGCTTGCCGGGCAGCGCGCCGCCCAGCAGGCGGAACTGGTGGATCTGTTGCGGCGGCTGGGGATTCGCACGCTGGGTGAGTTCGCGGCACTGTCCCCGTCGGACGTGTCCACGCGGTTCGGCCGGGCCGCGCTGGTGGTGCACCGCGCGGCCGGCGGCCGGGAAGAACGGCCGATCCGGCGGCGGCAACCGCCCCCGGACCTGGTGGTGGCCGAGGAGCTCGATCCGCCGGTGGATCGGGTGGACAAGGCCGCGTTCGTGGCGAAGATCCTGGCGGATCAACTGCACGACAGGCTGGGCGAGCTCGGGCTGGCCTGCACCAGGCTGGGGATTTCGGCCCGCACCGAGCACGGCGAGGAACTGCACCGGGTGTGGCGGTGCGCGGAGCCGTTGACGCCGGCGGCGACTGCGGACCGGGTGCGTTGGCAGCTCGACGGTTGGTTGCACGGTCGCAGCGGTCGGCAGCGCCCGACGGCCGGGGTGAGCGTGCTGAGCCTGCGGCCGGAAGAGGTCGTCGGGGCGGGCGGACTGCAGCTCGACCTGCTCAATGCCGCGACCGGGGAAGCGGATGCCCGCGCCGGGCGTGCGTTCGCGCGGGTGCAGGGCATGCTCGGGCCGGAGGCGGTCCTGACCGGGGTGCTCGGCGGCGGCCGGGATCTGCGCGATCAGGTGCGGTTCGTGCCCTGGGGCGACGAACGCCGTCCCGAGCTGCCCGCGGACCGGCCGTGGCCGGGGCGCCTGCCGTCACCGTCGCCATCGGTGGTGCCGGATTCGCCGTGGCCTGCGGCGGTGTTCGACGGTGAAGGCCGACCGGTGGGCGTCACCGAGCGGCATCGGCTCACCGCCGTGCCGTGCCGCGTCGAGGTGGCGGGCGGGCGGTCGCGAGCCGTGTCCGGCTGGGCCGGACCGTGGCCGGTGACCGAGCGCTGGTGGGTGGAGCTGCTGGCGGGCGGTGCGGGACACACTGCGCCGGCAGCGCAGGTGCCGCCGCGAGAGGCAGTGCGGGTCCAGGTCGCGCTCGAACCGGAGCCGGAGCCCGCCGATGGCGATGCCGACGCGGGTGAAGTGGCGCTGTTGCTGGTGCACGAAGGGGCCAGCTGGTGGGTGCAGGGCGCCTATCGATAG
- the purH gene encoding bifunctional phosphoribosylaminoimidazolecarboxamide formyltransferase/IMP cyclohydrolase — protein MTANSQERRGVRRALIGVSDKSGLLELATGLHAAGVEIVSTGGTARTIAAAGVPVTPVEELTGFPEALDGRVKTLHPRVHAGLLADLRRREHVDQLRELDIAPFELLVVNLYPFVQTVASGAAPDEVIEQIDIGGPAMVRASAKNHANVAVVVDPSRYEWVLEQVREGGFTLADRVELAAAAFRHTASYDVAVASWMSKVPTGDDSVFPGWIGETWDRRSALRYGENPHQPAALYVSGGEATGLAAAAQLHGKEMSYNNYVDADAAWRAAHDHSEPCVAIIKHANPCGIAVAGDIAAAHLKAHECDPVSAYGGVIATNREVSVAMAEQVAGIFTEVIVAPGYADGAVDVLSKKKNIRILTAQPPKSGRIEMRAISGGMLVQGSDGIDAEGDDPANWTLATGSPVDEATLADLKFAWRACRAVKSNAILLANEGATVGVGMGQVNRVDSARLAVSRAGDRAKGSVAASDAFFPFADGPQVLLDAGVRAIVQPGGSVRDADTIAAAESAGVPLYFTGTRHFAH, from the coding sequence GTGACCGCGAATTCGCAGGAGCGGCGAGGCGTTCGCCGTGCGTTGATCGGCGTGTCGGACAAGTCCGGTCTGCTTGAATTGGCCACCGGACTCCACGCCGCCGGTGTGGAGATCGTGTCCACCGGCGGAACGGCCCGCACGATCGCCGCGGCGGGCGTGCCTGTCACCCCGGTCGAGGAGCTCACCGGCTTCCCGGAGGCGCTCGACGGTCGGGTCAAGACCCTGCACCCGCGGGTGCACGCCGGACTGCTCGCCGATCTGCGCCGCCGGGAGCATGTCGACCAGCTGCGTGAGCTGGACATCGCGCCGTTCGAGCTGCTGGTCGTGAACCTGTATCCGTTCGTGCAGACGGTGGCCTCGGGCGCCGCCCCGGACGAGGTGATCGAGCAGATCGACATCGGTGGGCCGGCGATGGTCCGGGCCTCCGCCAAGAACCACGCGAACGTCGCCGTCGTGGTGGACCCGAGCCGCTACGAGTGGGTGCTGGAGCAGGTCCGCGAGGGCGGTTTCACGTTGGCCGACCGGGTCGAGCTGGCCGCGGCCGCGTTCCGGCACACCGCGTCGTACGACGTCGCGGTGGCGTCCTGGATGAGCAAGGTGCCGACCGGGGACGACTCGGTGTTTCCCGGCTGGATCGGGGAAACCTGGGACCGCCGTTCCGCGCTGCGCTACGGCGAGAACCCGCACCAGCCCGCCGCGCTGTACGTCTCTGGTGGCGAGGCGACCGGACTCGCGGCCGCGGCGCAGTTGCATGGCAAGGAGATGTCGTACAACAACTACGTCGACGCAGACGCGGCCTGGCGGGCCGCGCATGATCACAGCGAGCCGTGCGTGGCGATCATCAAGCACGCCAACCCGTGCGGCATCGCGGTTGCCGGCGACATCGCCGCGGCGCACCTCAAGGCGCACGAGTGCGACCCGGTGAGCGCGTACGGCGGAGTCATCGCGACGAACCGCGAGGTGTCGGTGGCGATGGCCGAGCAGGTCGCCGGGATCTTCACCGAGGTGATCGTGGCGCCGGGCTACGCCGACGGCGCGGTGGACGTGCTGAGCAAGAAGAAGAACATCCGGATCCTGACCGCGCAGCCGCCCAAGAGCGGCCGGATCGAGATGCGGGCGATCTCCGGCGGCATGCTGGTGCAGGGTTCCGACGGGATCGACGCCGAGGGCGACGACCCGGCGAACTGGACGCTGGCGACCGGCTCGCCGGTGGACGAGGCCACGCTGGCGGATCTGAAGTTCGCGTGGCGCGCCTGCCGAGCGGTGAAGTCCAACGCGATCCTGTTGGCCAACGAGGGGGCGACCGTCGGCGTGGGCATGGGGCAGGTGAACCGGGTCGACTCGGCGCGCCTCGCGGTGTCTCGGGCTGGCGACCGGGCAAAGGGCTCGGTTGCCGCGTCCGATGCGTTCTTCCCGTTCGCGGACGGCCCGCAGGTACTGCTGGACGCCGGTGTGCGCGCGATCGTTCAGCCCGGCGGTTCGGTCCGGGACGCCGACACGATCGCGGCGGCGGAGTCGGCCGGCGTGCCGCTCTACTTCACCGGGACGCGACACTTCGCGCACTGA
- the purN gene encoding phosphoribosylglycinamide formyltransferase — MVVLVSGSGTLLQALLDATSAPDFPVQVVAVGADRGGIEGLARAERAGVPTFVRRVKDHASRADWDHALTEACAEHEPDLVVSAGFMKLVGTDFLARFAGRYLNSHPALLPSFPGMHGVRDALEYGVRVTGCTLFVVDAGVDTGPILAQEAVEVRPEDDEESLHERIKAVERRLLVDTLEQLALHGWTVQGRKVSIP, encoded by the coding sequence GTGGTCGTGCTGGTATCCGGCTCCGGCACCCTGTTGCAGGCGTTGCTCGATGCGACGAGCGCGCCCGACTTCCCGGTGCAGGTGGTCGCGGTGGGCGCCGATCGTGGCGGCATCGAGGGGCTGGCCCGCGCCGAGCGCGCCGGGGTGCCGACCTTCGTGCGCCGCGTCAAGGACCACGCCAGCCGGGCCGACTGGGACCATGCGCTGACCGAGGCCTGTGCCGAGCACGAGCCGGACCTGGTGGTCTCCGCCGGTTTCATGAAGCTCGTCGGCACCGATTTCCTGGCCCGCTTCGCCGGCCGGTACCTCAATAGCCACCCGGCGTTACTGCCGTCCTTTCCCGGGATGCACGGAGTAAGGGACGCGCTGGAGTATGGGGTGCGGGTCACCGGCTGCACGTTGTTCGTGGTGGATGCCGGTGTGGACACCGGGCCGATCCTCGCGCAGGAGGCCGTCGAGGTGCGGCCCGAGGACGACGAGGAAAGCCTCCACGAACGGATCAAGGCCGTCGAGCGGCGGCTGTTGGTCGACACTCTGGAACAGCTGGCGTTGCACGGCTGGACCGTGCAGGGACGGAAGGTGAGTATCCCGTGA
- a CDS encoding DUF5336 domain-containing protein: MSAPFPQRPRPAAPERSGISLDRNEILALVAAGAGLIGYLTGFFDQVAGVAIGSLAGFSLVVAGALAGLRFVPKTPNCLFAAAPLSAYATLSLLQDLVSGSSGGIIVLVLLAIAQLAAVVGVLLMEGGILKAPPKPAPPARPQFGKPGPFQPGKPSGPGGPGGSGGPGAPGGPGAWSPAGQPAQPGQFGQPSGGWSSASAQSPQSGGWNPPSGDFSTPNQPGQSSQPAQPGQPGQSGQAGQSAPPSNPSAPPSNPPGQPGPSGQPGKSGPSGQQGQGSGPQGTQQMPHPGANPPSF; encoded by the coding sequence ATGTCCGCGCCCTTCCCCCAGCGGCCACGTCCGGCCGCACCGGAACGCTCCGGAATCTCGCTCGACCGCAACGAAATCCTGGCCCTGGTGGCGGCTGGCGCCGGCCTGATCGGCTACCTGACCGGTTTCTTCGACCAGGTCGCAGGGGTGGCGATAGGTAGCCTGGCGGGCTTCTCGTTGGTCGTCGCCGGGGCCCTAGCGGGGCTTCGGTTCGTGCCGAAGACGCCTAACTGCCTGTTCGCGGCCGCACCACTGTCCGCCTACGCAACGCTGTCGTTGCTGCAGGATCTCGTCAGCGGCAGTTCGGGCGGGATCATCGTGCTGGTCCTGCTGGCGATCGCGCAATTGGCCGCCGTGGTCGGGGTGCTGCTGATGGAAGGCGGGATCCTGAAGGCGCCGCCGAAGCCTGCGCCGCCCGCGCGGCCGCAGTTCGGGAAGCCCGGCCCGTTCCAGCCGGGCAAGCCCAGTGGTCCTGGTGGTCCTGGTGGTTCGGGCGGTCCGGGCGCCCCCGGTGGTCCAGGTGCTTGGAGCCCGGCCGGACAGCCCGCCCAGCCCGGTCAATTCGGTCAACCGAGTGGCGGGTGGAGCTCGGCGTCCGCTCAATCGCCGCAGTCCGGCGGTTGGAACCCGCCCTCGGGCGACTTCTCGACCCCGAACCAGCCGGGCCAGTCGAGTCAGCCCGCCCAACCGGGGCAACCCGGTCAGTCTGGCCAGGCCGGTCAGTCCGCGCCGCCGTCGAACCCGTCCGCGCCGCCGTCGAACCCGCCCGGTCAGCCGGGCCCGTCCGGGCAGCCCGGCAAATCGGGCCCGTCCGGGCAGCAGGGCCAGGGGAGCGGACCGCAGGGCACCCAGCAGATGCCACACCCCGGCGCCAACCCGCCGAGCTTCTGA
- a CDS encoding cell division protein PerM translates to MSVLDSIPHAIADARRERRLGIRWWLLAVAIGAVLLVGYLIAAGLIALAVATATSARFDPAVVLVAALPGWLALHQATLKIMDAPLSILPLLPTALMMLVIAGASAWVARRSRLRRPDQAWPLIMAMGLVHAFVGTGIAMALDGPVNAVPVDAFLSCGLTATIASTAGVANRCGLIYLVWERVEAEVWSGMRVGLLALAALVAAGGVVLLFGICVSAPEMAAAIARSGGGAGDAIGSTLLSILYLPNAVLAGWAFAAGTGLSIGRLTLQPLQSTPGPVPDLPLLAVLPTQDSAVWWAIVLALPLLVGALAGAACRRSSGLLARRLLAVGVAAAIAALGMLVLAYVAGGDIGNGPFGPVTLRPVSLAAATLCWIAVPAAAVTWLAGPDTDDEPEADVTDNGHSADPATAEADEDSANETTSAEADSDLAESGTDNAADADSATTDDSTSDASDKPAEATGTTDAAAGGATDADEDQVGDRSDEDAASKADATDDAASDEPGDSAARIPLARAGAESDLPKHKPTEIDPTEFDGDLREDDRS, encoded by the coding sequence GTGTCCGTGCTCGACTCGATCCCCCACGCGATTGCCGACGCCCGGCGCGAACGCAGGCTCGGGATTCGTTGGTGGCTGCTCGCCGTGGCCATCGGCGCCGTCCTGCTCGTCGGTTATCTGATCGCCGCCGGGCTGATCGCGCTGGCGGTGGCCACCGCCACCAGCGCGCGTTTCGACCCGGCCGTGGTCTTGGTGGCCGCGCTGCCCGGGTGGCTCGCGTTGCACCAAGCGACGCTGAAGATCATGGACGCTCCGCTCAGCATCCTGCCGTTGCTGCCGACTGCCCTGATGATGCTGGTGATCGCTGGCGCGTCCGCCTGGGTCGCGCGACGGTCCCGGCTGCGGCGCCCCGACCAGGCGTGGCCGTTGATCATGGCGATGGGGCTCGTGCACGCCTTCGTCGGCACCGGCATCGCGATGGCCCTGGACGGGCCGGTGAACGCGGTTCCGGTGGATGCGTTCCTGAGCTGCGGGCTGACGGCCACGATCGCGTCGACTGCGGGCGTTGCGAACAGGTGCGGGTTGATCTACCTGGTCTGGGAACGCGTCGAGGCCGAGGTCTGGTCGGGCATGCGCGTCGGCCTGCTGGCGCTGGCGGCGCTGGTCGCGGCCGGTGGTGTGGTGCTGCTGTTCGGGATTTGCGTGTCGGCCCCGGAGATGGCCGCCGCCATCGCGCGATCCGGAGGTGGAGCCGGCGACGCGATCGGCTCCACCCTGCTGTCGATCCTGTACCTGCCGAACGCGGTGTTGGCGGGCTGGGCCTTCGCCGCCGGGACGGGCCTGTCGATCGGTCGGCTCACGCTCCAGCCGCTGCAGTCCACGCCCGGCCCGGTGCCTGACCTGCCGCTGCTCGCGGTCCTGCCGACGCAGGACTCGGCGGTGTGGTGGGCAATCGTGTTGGCACTGCCACTCCTCGTCGGCGCCCTCGCCGGAGCCGCTTGCCGACGGTCGTCCGGCCTGCTGGCGCGCAGACTGCTGGCGGTGGGCGTGGCTGCTGCGATCGCGGCGTTGGGGATGTTGGTGCTCGCCTATGTCGCCGGCGGCGACATAGGCAACGGTCCGTTCGGACCGGTGACGCTGCGGCCGGTCTCGTTGGCTGCGGCGACACTGTGCTGGATCGCGGTGCCAGCGGCCGCCGTCACGTGGCTCGCCGGGCCGGACACCGACGACGAGCCTGAAGCCGATGTGACCGACAACGGCCATTCCGCTGACCCGGCCACGGCGGAAGCCGATGAAGACTCCGCAAACGAGACCACCTCCGCCGAGGCAGACAGCGACTTGGCGGAAAGCGGCACTGACAATGCCGCCGATGCCGATTCGGCGACCACCGATGATTCCACAAGCGACGCAAGCGACAAGCCCGCTGAGGCCACCGGCACCACTGACGCTGCCGCGGGCGGCGCGACGGACGCCGATGAAGATCAAGTCGGCGACCGCTCGGACGAAGACGCTGCGTCCAAGGCCGATGCGACGGATGACGCGGCCAGCGATGAGCCGGGCGACTCCGCAGCGCGGATTCCGCTCGCCCGCGCTGGTGCGGAATCGGATTTGCCCAAACACAAGCCCACCGAGATCGACCCCACCGAGTTCGATGGTGACCTCCGGGAGGACGACCGGAGCTGA
- the sucC gene encoding ADP-forming succinate--CoA ligase subunit beta translates to MDLYEYQAKELFASHGVPTLPGAVATDPQGAKAAAAELGGPVVIKAQVKTGGRGKAGGVKLAGNPDEAETKAEAILGLDIKGHITRKVLVTTASDIADEYYFSFLLDRANRNFLAMASVEGGMEIEEVAATKPEALAKIAIDPIEGVDQDKAREIVTAAKFPAEVADQVADVIVQLWETFVAEDATLVEVNPLVKDPQGKIIALDGKVTLDENAAFRQAGQAELVDKDAENPLEAKAKEKGLNYVKLDGEVGIIGNGAGLVMSTLDVVAYAGEKHNGVKPANFLDIGGGASAEVMAAGLDVILGDPAVKSVFVNVFGGITACDAVANGIVQALKILGDEATKPLVVRLDGNNVEEGRRILAEANHPVVTMVDTMDGAADKAAELAAGA, encoded by the coding sequence GTGGACCTGTACGAGTACCAGGCGAAGGAGCTTTTCGCCTCCCACGGAGTGCCGACGCTGCCCGGCGCCGTGGCGACCGATCCGCAAGGGGCCAAGGCAGCCGCCGCAGAACTGGGCGGGCCCGTCGTGATCAAGGCCCAGGTCAAGACCGGGGGCCGCGGTAAGGCCGGCGGTGTGAAGCTGGCCGGGAACCCGGATGAGGCCGAGACCAAGGCCGAGGCGATCCTCGGCCTGGACATCAAGGGCCACATCACGCGCAAGGTGCTGGTCACCACCGCCTCCGACATCGCCGACGAGTACTACTTCTCGTTCCTGCTCGACCGCGCCAACCGCAACTTCCTCGCGATGGCCTCCGTCGAGGGCGGCATGGAGATCGAAGAGGTCGCGGCAACGAAGCCCGAGGCGCTGGCCAAGATCGCGATCGACCCGATCGAGGGCGTCGACCAGGACAAGGCACGGGAGATCGTCACCGCCGCCAAGTTCCCGGCCGAGGTCGCCGATCAGGTCGCCGACGTGATCGTCCAGCTGTGGGAGACCTTCGTCGCCGAGGACGCCACGTTGGTCGAGGTCAACCCGCTGGTCAAGGACCCGCAGGGCAAGATCATCGCGCTGGACGGCAAGGTCACCCTCGACGAGAACGCCGCGTTCCGCCAGGCCGGGCAGGCCGAGCTGGTGGACAAGGACGCGGAGAACCCGCTTGAGGCCAAGGCCAAGGAGAAGGGCCTCAACTACGTCAAGCTGGACGGCGAGGTCGGCATCATCGGCAACGGTGCCGGGCTGGTCATGTCCACCCTGGACGTGGTCGCCTACGCCGGCGAGAAGCACAACGGTGTGAAGCCGGCGAACTTCCTGGACATCGGCGGCGGCGCCTCCGCCGAGGTCATGGCCGCCGGCCTGGACGTCATCCTCGGCGACCCGGCCGTGAAGTCGGTGTTCGTCAACGTCTTCGGCGGCATCACCGCCTGTGACGCGGTTGCCAACGGCATCGTGCAGGCGCTGAAGATCCTGGGCGACGAGGCCACCAAACCGCTGGTCGTCCGGCTCGATGGGAACAACGTCGAAGAGGGTCGCCGCATCCTGGCCGAGGCCAACCACCCGGTCGTGACGATGGTGGACACCATGGACGGTGCGGCCGACAAGGCCGCCGAGCTGGCTGCGGGGGCATGA